CAAGACAATATGGAAAAAAAGTTATTTGGACAGCTTATTGTTTCACTTGTATCTAGAGTATTTTTATCCACCGTTGCAATGGGATTTTGGGAGAATAAACATCTGGTAAGAAAATAAATAGGGTTGGGTTAGTTGGGGTAACCGGGGTTAGAGTGGGAAGTGGGGTAGAGTTATGTAGTGGTTTGGGTAACTGACACATGTCAAACTAgtggttttttattttttagtatgGGATGAGTTGTCTGTTAATGAATAGTGGCATAGATAGGCCAGTGGTGTAACAGCAAAGGCACTAATAGGCCCAACTATTAACGAGTGACATGGATGAGCCATTTCGTTAAGTACAATGGCATATTTAATgtatcttttatattttattgtgttataatgctatattattaattcataaatttaaaaaattaaagatcCGTGGGGCTTACGCCCCATGTCTCGAGGCTTTCGTCTTGCTTCGTATTATGTAAAGCGCTCCGCCTCACGTATATTATTAattcataaatttaaaaaattaaagatcCGTGGGGCTTACGCCCCATGTCTCGAGACTTTCATCTTGCTCCGTATTATGTAAAGCGCTCCGACTCACGCTctcgccttttaaaacactagtCCGCACAAGTATAAAAATATAGTTGAAAAAGCGCTTTACACGATGCAGTAGTATAAAAAGATGCCGTCCAAACGGATACGCTATATCTATAACTTAATGGTTTTACAATTCCATAATTTGATTTGGAGAATATCTTAAACAATGTCACAACTTGAAACGTGCCAACAATACCATTTCAAATATCTCCCTCAACTGGCAATGCAGAACGCCACCATGTTCTTTGACCAAATAAACAATCAGCCATTGTCAAACCAATTCTGGAGCTAGAGGAAGTGGCTATCATCATGCCCATCATTTTGAAAAGATGGGCAACAAATAGCATCCTAATGTCTTAAGAGTCATAACATTTTGACTAGGTATGTTGCAACATGAATCTCATTAGTACATGTTATAGCACGAAAGACAAATCACATGGATTTAAACAACCCAGCATTtgagaaataataatacaaaatgTAACAACATTGGGATATTACCTAGTACGGATAGCCAGGGGTGCAAGAGCTGTCTTTCCATGAGATCATCTTCCTATGATCTCGACCTCTAAATGATCGAGCGACAAGCTGACCAGTCATAGGCTTGCACAAACCAACATCAATCACAGAAGTGCTCTTTCTCTTCTCAGAAGATGACTCCCCATCTTCAGCATAAAAGTCAAACAGCAAGGCAAGACAACGAACCTGATGAGCCAAGACCAAGTTTTCTTCATCTGCAGGTATAGTGTTTATTATGTGAGCATTGACCTGCAACAGATTAAATAGCTACTTCAGTTTAGGATTGACCAATAAAATTGTCGCAAACTGACATCACCCAATCTCAATTAGTGAACAAGTTCAGCTATTGTCTGAGGAATCCTCAAAATTACGGTGGGTTAATTAAGGAATAAACCTAGAGTCTCCTTTTCGTCAAACATTAGCCACAAAGCTTCGTGGTTGAATTGCATTGCACTGCAGGCCTACCTTACATGGATTAAGAACACTCAACTTTTAGATATATGTAAAACACATACCCACTTGACACGGTCCAGGCAAATAAAGAGTCCATGTAACATAGCCACATGCAGCAAAACCAACCATTAAGTTTGTTACTGCTTACCTCTGCTTCCATGCTGCGAAGTTCATTGTACCACACAGAGCTATCCACCTTGGAATAGTTCTCCGACTGTATTGCCTCATAAAGGCTCAATGTGAAAAGAGGAGGCCTAAGTGGATACTCCTTGCTGATTTTGATCTGCCATAAGAATTACCCAAATGTTGACCACTCATGAAGAGGAAATTTAAATTGAATTTGATATAGAAAATGAAAAGGGTAAGATGTTAGACCTTGGATTccaatttcatttttctttcctcGTTATCCATCTTTCTTGTCAGAACGAGACAATATTCCTGAACCTTGCAGTCCACCCATGACTTGTCACTGAACCCGGCAAGCCCAGGTGTATTATTACTATCCTGCTCAACCTGCACAGTGTCATCCACTTCACTATCTGATTCCAGAATAAGATCTGCATCATCTCCATATTTCTTAAAACTCGGTGACTTCCCCTTTATAATTGGAGAGCTGGCACTCTTTGAAATGAAAGACAGCTTTATGGAATGATCAAAATTGGTTCTTTTATTTGGAGTGGCATTAGTATCATTTATAGAAGTGACAGGAACTAAAGATGGAAGCTCCCCATCCTCCCTCGTGCTTTCTACCTCTTCTTTTGAAGAGGCAGATTTCCCATCCACCACAACTTCTGTAGGAAGCTGAACTTGTTCTGTTTCTGCGACAGCCAGTGTCGAAACCTGACTAGGAGATGGGCAAAGAGGGACCCATGCATGCAAACTACAGCGAGGATCGTGTGAGGCCCAAGGAACACTTCTACCGGCTAGAACTGGCCAGTTTAGGTTCATTAGAGAGTCAAACTGCTCCCTGTAACTCAGCCAAAAAAAGTTCAAATTTCCAACATGAGTTACGCCTTGCTTTTTAACCTTAAGGGCAAACAATAAAAGAGGAATAGGAGAAAAAGACAAGTCCAGAGATGGAATTTCAGTACTGAAAGAACAAGGAATACAAGACATCACATCATTCTCCGTGAACAAGAGGACACAGTAGAAAATAGAAAGAAGGCCAAGAATGAACTTGCAGAGCAAGGGAAACATTAACTATCTTTAATAAATTCAAACATCTTCAGCAAAACAAAACTGCACATAAGATCATCTCTGCCACAAGTCAGTCTCATCTATGATATTTGTCCCTATGGATCCATGATGCTAAACATACAGTTACAGTGACTCACGCTAGAGCCAGCTGAGCCTTTTTCCGAGCACGAATTCGTTGCACAACCGTTTGCACCCGATTTTGCTGCCGATACAGCGATAGACCAGAGATAACAGCAGCGTGTTTTGCTGTTTCATCATTTGACGTCCCAAAACCCCTAAGTGATGGTGACACCTCAGGTAAAAAGTCGATGCCTGCCAGATGCTGGACCCACTTGTATGGTCGTGAGGTTCTCCTTTCATCGAACACAATAGAATGATCAATTAGCTTAGCTGACTGCAGAACACACACGAAGTTGAATCAATCAGAAAGGCTGAAACAAACAGTTGAAAGTAAAAGGAATAATTAATACACCAATATCTCAAGCTGAAAACCTGGCGCGGAAGCTCAAGGCCTGTGTCATCCGGAAATAAATTGCATAAGATGTCATTATCAGGATTCTCTTGAGAGCCTTCAACTCCAACACACACAATATTCAACTTAATTAAGTACTCAAACTTCAAAGTGACAAGTTTTGTAGATTGTATCTCATCATCGTCTATATGAAGTGTCACTTTAAGTGGGTGAGTTTGATAAATTCCAGCCTGCTCCAGACTTTCCTTGCTGGGTATCTTTTTGGGACGCTTTCTTCTCCGTTGTCCATCATCTTCCTCTTCTATATCATCATCAACTTTAGAGCTCTCTAAGCTTGCAGACACACCTTCACATGAACGATTTATCATTCAGATAACAACATTTAGAAGGGcaaaggaagtaaagaagaaaGTGTTCAACCAGAAAGGAACTGAAAATAAATACATTCAAAGCTCAAGTAAACTAAAGGAGATATAATCAGTGAAATTGAGTATAAACAGCACAACCACTATAGTGCAACCAAAAACCAGAGCATAAATGAACAGGCATGAAGAATAAAATAAGCTGAACAAAGTAAAGTTGAAGTTCATGGTTTCCCATGAGTAGAATCTATTTGGTAATACTCAGAATAGAAATGGTCATTAAAATGATTAAGGTAGAGACTTAGACTTCTCCTTCTAGAAATCTTCATGATACCTTCAAGGTCGATTCCCACTACCAAAATGATTCACTACTTTGACTTAAACTTCAATCAATCTTCTACACTTAGACTTAGACTTTTCCTTTTTGAACTCTTTCAAGAGACCTCCAAAGTCAAAAACTAGCATAatgatttcattttttttttaccttgAACTTCAATCCCGCCATTATTCCAATAATGATTAAGCTCTATCCTGAAAAACCAATATTTTTCCCCTCAAAAACATACTTTCCTCCTCCAACTCAAGAAATCATAAACTAATGCTATCTTAAATGGTTCATTTAAAGTAATTTCCTTTCAACTTCTCCATGTTtaacatttcaaacttatcattttAAATCCTTATTGACCAAACTCTGTATAACAATACTTTCAAACATTTTACTCTTAGTCTCCATAAAAGTCAATCAAAGCCAATGAAGATGGCCCAGAAGGAGTACTATGCAAGGATGGatcatttttttttatctctCTTGCCTTAAAAGCACTGTTTGCCTGTAAATTTGCATTACTATGTACAGTTACTACCTTCAAGCTGAATGCACAAGGTGACAACAAACTTAATAAATAGAACAGTTTCTCTATGAACTTATCACTTCCTACAATTAGAATGTCCCAAGTGAGGTGCCAACTGAATGTATCAAGTGGAACATATGCCACAACCCCTAGTTTCAACCACGTGTATCCAATCTGATAATATGTAACTTTGATTATAAGAAACGATGGAAAGAAACATATTGATGAGTAGTCAAAGAAACCAATATGTTCTCTTGATTATGTCACATTTTAAGGATTTGTTTAACCACTATATAACTAGCATTAAGCGTAGTTATCCTCAAACGTAACCGAGAAATCTCCTAGAATTACTAAGATTCAACTAACACCCCGATCACTAGGAAAGTTTTAAAAACTGCAGTCTACACAGGATTTATTTTCTCAACTTGAAATAATATATTCTCAAAAATTAATATAGACACTAAAGATGAAAATCGCCCAACTAAAccttagttttaatttttgatgAAGACTAAACCTTAGTCTTAATTGAACAAACATTATTTGAAGGAAAATTTATACTGAAGTATAACAAACCTTTCTTCTCCCTGCCTATGATAATATTTACAAACACCCATCACAGAGCCCCTTGTTaaagaaatagacagaaaaaggattttcagagttcAACATTGAGAAATAGTTTAGATCAAGTTTGTAAATATTTAATTACCGTTAAAATAGTATAAAGTCTTGGCTTTAGTTTGTGATCATACAGTTTAcctaaaagaaaatttttctagCAAAGAAATGCATCAACAACCTTGAATCTGGCGGAGAAAATAAACATTATGGCGGACTTTAATTTTGAAATAGGTGCCATTATAGCAGACTAGAGCAGAGCACATGAAGAAGGCATAATATGATAAAATGATATTAGTGTTTACACAGCAGTTTCAGGAAAGAGAAAAAAACACATGATGAGCCCAAATAAGAAATCTATAGACTGGGACCAACCAGTGTCTTTATTTGCTTGCTGGCGGGCAACAGCTTGAGCGTCCTTCACACTACCAACAATCTCCAGCTCCACATTTTCTCCAAAGGCTTCTTTTTGGGCCATTAGCTGTGAATAAATAACATAGAGAGGCGGAGGAAGCAACTCTGCATATTGCAACTGCTTCAACTTTTTTGTGTGCAGAACTCCAAGTTGGTGCTGCACCGGCAAGGATGCTTTCTTGAGTGATTTTAGGTGTGACGGGAGACTTGACAAGAACTTCTTTCTGTTTGCAATGGTCTCCTGTAGAGCCTTTTTTTTCTGTTCCAGTTTCTCACGAAGCTTGCATAATTCTTTGCGCTGACACAGCAAATATGTAAACTCAAAACAAAGCTCCAGCCAGACTTATCACACATGCGCGTGCGCACACATGCCACTCCTCCGATGATCATATAACTTATAAGAGATGGGAGTATTCTACAAACATACACAGCTGAtaccagtggcggagccagaattttggttaaggggtgtcaaaatatataaaattaaacaTACCAGGaaattaaggggagtcaatacatagtatatatacatataatttatttttttacctacCTACACAGTGTATTTTTTTCGCGAAGGGGTGTCATTTGACACCCCTTcctataaggtggctccgccactggctGATACATATGATCTAATACAAATTCCAAATAAAGGAGAAGCATAGAATTTGACCTCAACATTAGCAAATACTAAATAACCCCAAGAACTTTTTTCAGCTCATGAAATAACATGTTACAACATCTACAAATAAGTGCAATGTGCAGAATCTATGGTTGAAAGCACCACTAAAGGGAAGCCAAGCTGGGTATAGTTTCAGTCTTTCAGGGTCTATCGTTATTGATTGTAACAACCTTCATATGATCCCTTCTCCACTAAACCACTTCTGAAACCACTTTAGTAATTTTAATAAAGATGATAGTCCATGAAGACAAGAGTTTTAGAAGCAAGATAACAACTTTAATTCACCAAGCAACATGAAACACCAAGCCTAATAACTACCTTTAGCACAAGATACTGAGAAATTAACGCTAATAAAACAGATTACTAATTTGGAAATAGAAAGGAGTTCTTGCCAATTGAATTAAGCTAGTTACCTGGAATAGCTCAAAATTGAGCCGCTTTAGCATCAAATTGTGTGAGCTGTCCTTTGACATAACAGAGCTTTTTATCTCCTCAGGTGCATCTCTAAAGAATTCTTCCTCAGGAACAAGTTCAATATCAGgatattttgacctgaaatctTTGCAAGCCTTTATAGCTTTCAAGTAATGACTTTTTTCATACATCAAGTTATGGAGCTGCAGCGTggtgaagtccaccggagcttTTGCACGTTCTGTTTCCCCTTTCACACGATCCTCATCGAGCAAGATTGATCTATTTGCCTAGCGGAGGATGTTTAAGGTAGTTAATACACAAGCATTAGGGAAAAACAAAAGAACAAGTGGAGatagaatgaaaagaaattaaCCTGGCGGAGAGAGACGAAGTTGATTAAAATCTGAGTGACGAGTTCGCGAAGTTCAGATTTCGGCGtgctttcttttttgatggacaGCATTTTTGTAACGATTTCCTCAACTGAAGCTTTGCTTTGCTGCAGAACTTCGTAGGGAGACTTTTCCGGCTTGTGCTCCGGTAGTATCTCGCCGGGTTCCCCCATGGTTATCTCCATTTTCACCCCTGCTCAGTCGCTGCCTCTCTGCAGATTAAGTCATACGCTATGCTTCTGGATGTGTACGCTACTAGGGTTTGTTTGTTCCGTCTGCTCGACACTTGAGTGCCAGTCTTTCGGGTTCAGCACTCttctatttttgctttattttttatccttttcttttaagcatttatttccagaatttaaaaagaaaaagacctTCCGGAAAAAAGATAgaaatgttataaaataaaaactgtaaagtaaagacaagtatagagagaaactgatatattattcaaacttcaaacttatgtacataatgaactgaaaactactctatttatagaagataGGAAACAGCtacgaggcttttcaggaagcagttgcaaggcttttctttagctgcttgtaagctgtctgcatgagctgcttgcaacctgcctgtttaataagaagttactgcaaattatttcattgagctgcttgcaacctgcttgcatataaatttcaacaaagtactaaatggataatcttcttcaggaagattatctatagcggagtaataaatgaacatccacaatataattattttcataacactcccccttgaatgttcattaaaaggtattgtgcctcgttaaaactttACTAGGAAAAATTCAGTgggaaaaattctagtgaaggaaaaagagtacacatatttagtaatacgcatttctagctgcctcattaaaaaccttataaggaaaaccatgtgggaaaaaatcttagtaagaaaaaaagagtacatcgcgtattttactcctcctgatgaaaaccttgtttcaaatatttaagtctctgcattccaatcttgcataccatcttctcaaaagttgaagttggcaaagatttagtgaataaatctgccagattgtcacttgaacggatttgctgcacatcaatgtcatcatttttctgaagatcg
The nucleotide sequence above comes from Nicotiana tabacum cultivar K326 chromosome 12, ASM71507v2, whole genome shotgun sequence. Encoded proteins:
- the LOC107824388 gene encoding THO complex subunit 5B — translated: MEITMGEPGEILPEHKPEKSPYEVLQQSKASVEEIVTKMLSIKKESTPKSELRELVTQILINFVSLRQANRSILLDEDRVKGETERAKAPVDFTTLQLHNLMYEKSHYLKAIKACKDFRSKYPDIELVPEEEFFRDAPEEIKSSVMSKDSSHNLMLKRLNFELFQRKELCKLREKLEQKKKALQETIANRKKFLSSLPSHLKSLKKASLPVQHQLGVLHTKKLKQLQYAELLPPPLYVIYSQLMAQKEAFGENVELEIVGSVKDAQAVARQQANKDTGVSASLESSKVDDDIEEEDDGQRRRKRPKKIPSKESLEQAGIYQTHPLKVTLHIDDDEIQSTKLVTLKFEYLIKLNIVCVGVEGSQENPDNDILCNLFPDDTGLELPRQSAKLIDHSIVFDERRTSRPYKWVQHLAGIDFLPEVSPSLRGFGTSNDETAKHAAVISGLSLYRQQNRVQTVVQRIRARKKAQLALAEQFDSLMNLNWPVLAGRSVPWASHDPRCSLHAWVPLCPSPSQVSTLAVAETEQVQLPTEVVVDGKSASSKEEVESTREDGELPSLVPVTSINDTNATPNKRTNFDHSIKLSFISKSASSPIIKGKSPSFKKYGDDADLILESDSEVDDTVQVEQDSNNTPGLAGFSDKSWVDCKVQEYCLVLTRKMDNEERKMKLESKIKISKEYPLRPPLFTLSLYEAIQSENYSKVDSSVWYNELRSMEAEVNAHIINTIPADEENLVLAHQVRCLALLFDFYAEDGESSSEKRKSTSVIDVGLCKPMTGQLVARSFRGRDHRKMISWKDSSCTPGYPY